The following proteins come from a genomic window of Lytechinus pictus isolate F3 Inbred chromosome 1, Lp3.0, whole genome shotgun sequence:
- the LOC135155510 gene encoding uncharacterized protein LOC135155510 codes for MDDFVKEKLVMWGLERFLENFEEQEIDQETLLLLDDQAVKADLIKPLGPRSKLLQRIKELKGPSLISEDCTFSEDIPSTSNSSLSIPSGSSTSIIKPPEDIPSTSNSSTSIRSSSSSTSKPPEDIPNTSNSSVSIPSSSSTSIIKPPEAKKIKMAHDIRAILSKRREGEELIKEMEEGCISYNSRKLIVNTLVSHLIETYTKWPKTEQKLAMAKCIVTQFPALDNDDHDAYLTWFTPASQNKTKDSSGYIEMRLRNVRYRDPARTPKESNKKVQANLPNTEDLDLSSDRDEEVDAKIKWLQDHKEPRQQVRSWMRDTCKARAGYIRDNKDKPVQELLLLFPRLIDTEGMVDQDFRILFPQSADKLFLTWPKFCRHVLNYAEKQVDWRLYLNFKGAVETGKMVLMSNSFTLLSNLQSSEDEQPQELPGQSEGDARKNKGENYDVLFRYKGRAREASAPYGTNRDELLDIGIRLFSDIPSSSADCHLLYYAEKWSEWIDLPDRFTLESALKVKMEPIDSEEKTKEPNMTKKRNLLEKIREASRKRPCTKKMPENAMENTVFAVDDDSDSSNLPDPALTGINENIFICMYNMLRPTQNSVPGSVRTHNVHDLCNPL; via the exons ATGGATGACTTTGTTAAAGAGAAACTAGTGATGTGGGGGCTGGAAAGATTTCTGGAAAATTTTGAAG AACAAGAGATTGACCAAGAAACCCTCCTTCTCCTTGATGATCAAGCTGTGAAAGCGGATTTGATAAAGCCACTTGGTCCAAGATCAAAGCTGCTCCAAAGGATAAAGGAATTGAAG GGACCATCATTGATCTCTGAAGATTGCACGTTCTCTGAAGATATCCCAAGTACTAGCAACTCCTCACTGTCTATCCCAAGTGGTTCATCAACATCTATCATCAAACCACCAGAAGATATCCCAAGCACCAGCAACTCCTCAACGTCTATCCGAAGCagttcatcatcaacatctaaaCCACCAGAAGATATCCCAAACACCAGCAACTCGTCAGTGTCTATCCCAAGCAGTTCATCAACATCTATCATCAAACCACCCGAGGCTAAAAAGATCAAGATGGCTCAT GACATACGAGCCATCTTGTCCAAacggagagagggggaggagctTATAAAGGAGATGGAGGAAGGGTGCATCAGCTACAATTCACGAAAATTGATAGTGAACACATTGGTCTCACACCTGATAGAGACATATACAAAGTG GCCTAAAACAGAGCAAAAATTGGCAATGGCAAAATGCATTGTTACCCAGTTTCCTGCGTTGgacaatgatgatcatgatgctTAC TTGACCTGGTTCACTCCAGCAagccaaaacaaaacaaaagattcATCAGGTTACATTGAAATGCGGCTAAGGAACGTCAGATATCGTGATCCTGCCAGAACGCCAAAAGAAAGCAACAAGAAAGTGCAAGCAAACTTGCCTAATACAGAAGACCTGGATCTGTCGTCAG atAGAGATGAGGAAGTAGATGCAAAAATAAAGTGGCTTCAGGACCACAAAGAGCCAAGGCAACAAGTTCGATCATGGATGAGGGATACCTGTAAGGCGAGGGCAGGCTACATTAgagacaataaggacaaacctGTGCAAGAGCTTTTACTGTTGTTTCCACGTTTAATTGACACAGAAGGAATG GTTGACCAGGATTTCCGAATTCTTTTCCCACAATCAGCAGATAAGTTATTCCTCACATGGCCGAAATTTTGCAGACATGTCCTGAACTATGCTGAAAAGCAGGTGGATTGGAGGCTATACCTTAACTTCAAAGGTGCTGTTGAAACAGGTAAAATGGTGCTTATGTCTAACAGCTTCACTCTTCTTTCAAACCTACA gtcaTCAGAAGATGAACAGCCACAGGAGCTACCAGGACAGTCTGAGGGAGATGCTAGGAAAAACAAGGGGGAAAACTATGATGTCCTGTTCAGATACAAAGGGAGAGCTCGAGAGGCAAGTGCTCCATATGGCACCAATCGTGATGAGCTGTTAGACATAGGAATACGg CTATTTTCAGATATTCCAAGTTCAAGCGCAGATTGTCACCTTCTGTATTATGCAGAAAAGTGGAGTGAGTGGATTGATCTACCAGACAGATTTACCCTTGAGTCTGCACTAAAAGTGAAGATGGAACCAATAG ATTCAGAAGAAAAGACAAAGGAGCCCAACATGACTAAGAAGAGAAACCTCTTGGAGAAGATAAGGGAAGCCAGCAGGAAGAGACCTTGCACCAAGAAAATGCCAGAAAATGCAATG